From Tripterygium wilfordii isolate XIE 37 chromosome 13, ASM1340144v1, whole genome shotgun sequence, the proteins below share one genomic window:
- the LOC120012147 gene encoding protein PXR1-like encodes MKIVKAKVISSTPIRLSKAASILSKFASSETGASQALGAYLRRASYAFNELTQLSKVLKSSSWRSHRKNHSGYETEATVGGEENATRAPEPIQEPSQPEPESQEPSRTGEERKGHKKKNEEKGEFVNSFNEDVKLEEAREEEPSSVRNAVDGNIEAEGGKKKHKKRRKERGDDVDNSEENGFQNEKVETVVKFETNEVEEKERKKRKSVEVEEEGEIGFEEQRSKIKKRKSGDGDN; translated from the coding sequence CAAAGTTATTTCTTCAACGCCTATACGGCTCTCCAAGGCGGCCTCCATTCTCTCCAAGTTCGCTTCTTCCGAGACCGGCGCGTCGCAGGCTCTCGGTGCATACCTTCGACGGGCCTCTTACGCTTTCAACGAGCTCACTCAGCTTTCTAAGGTGCTGAAATCGTCGTCTTGGAGATCTCATCGAAAAAATCACAGCGGTTACGAAACGGAGGCCACTGTCGGAGGAGAAGAGAATGCTACCCGGGCACCGGAACCAATTCAAGAACCGAGTCAGCCGGAGCCTGAAAGCCAAGAACCAAGTCGTACCGGAGAGGAAAGAAAGGGgcacaagaagaagaatgaggAGAAGGGTGAATTTGTGAACTCTTTCAATGAAGACGTTAAACTGGAAGAAGCTAGGGAAGAGGAGCCCTCTTCTGTGCGTAATGCAGTTGATGGAAACATTGAAGCAGAGGGTGGGAAGAAGAAGcacaagaagagaaggaaagaaaggGGTGATGATGTTGATAATTCTGAGGAGAACGGGTTTCAGAATGAGAAGGTAGAAACTGTAGTCAAATTTGAGACTAATGAGGTCGAGGAGAAggaaaggaagaagaggaagagtgtggaggttgaagaagaaggagaaattGGGTTTGAGGAGCAGAGGAGTAAGATAAAGAAGAGGAAAAGTGGTGATGGGGATAACTAA
- the LOC120012966 gene encoding protein TIFY 5A-like, translating to MSPNCNLELQLFPLTDSNFVSGQLHQQSSEDSSRGSGHEQQPQLTVSDDSELQGRAILSLATTPSREIDEGMKFPNRWETASSTVEGMKFPSRWETVSSTVPSQLTSLRGNSSTKMSLQRFLQKRKSRMQATFPYTFNH from the exons ATGAGTCCAAACTGCAATCTTGAACTCCAGCTTTTCCCTTTAACAGATTCCAATTTCGTTTCTGGTCAACTGCACCAGCAATCCTCGGAAGACTCTAGCAGAGGCTCTGGACATGAACAACAACCACAGCTTACGGTTTCTGATGATTCAGAGCTTCAG GGTAGAGCCATACTTTCTCTGGCGACAACGCCGTCAAGAGAAATAGATGAAGGAATGAAATTCCCAAATAGATGGGAGACTGCTTCATCAACTGTTGAAGGAATGAAATTCCCAAGTAGATGGGAGACTGTTTCATCAACTGTTCCATCTCAACTAACCAGTCTAAGAGGTAATTCCTCAACCAAGATGTCCCTGCAACGCTTTCTTCAGAAGCGAAAGTCCCGGATGCAAGCTACATTTCCATATACCTTTAATCACTAG
- the LOC120012967 gene encoding protein TIFY 5A-like, protein MKRNCNLELRLFPVTVDPNPDPDQTNEYQSLEEPSKSTGHEQQQLTISSINGKIRVSDVSELQGRAIISVVTREIGERVKTDLISSRCNEISNLSTKMSLQRFLQKRKCRIQATSPYHHFNQ, encoded by the exons atgaaaaggaaTTGCAATCTTGAACTCCGCCTCTTCCCTGTTACGGTCGATCCCAATCCCGATCCCGATCAAACAAACGAGTACCAATCATTGGAAGAGCCCAGTAAAAGCACTGGACACGAACAACAACAGCTCACAATTTCGTCTATCAATGGAAAAATTCGCGTTTCTGATGTTTCAGAGCTTCAG GGCAGAGCAATAATATCGGTGGTAACAAGAGAAATTGGGGAAAGAGTGAAAACTGACCTAATTAGCAGTAGATGCAATGAGATTAGTAATCTTTCAACGAAGATGTCGCTGCAACGATTTCTCCAGAAGCGAAAGTGCCGGATCCAAGCTACTTCCCCCTATCATCATTTCAATCAATAG